The region AGCtagttgcatcaagtataattgaaaacaacccatggctctaataccactgttgggttttagtatactacaacatcctatggtgcatatacaaTCCTATGCAAATGTTTTCCAAGGTATTAAagctacaactagcatgcatttgatataaaccatataaaatactagttaggataacataccttttgatggagcttgaagtcttcatgtatttggccttaaagagcttagccccaatagtgtggaagcctcaagtagaatcacaacacaccatggacaaaggatgaacttgagagagaattccattcacccaaaaacaccatgaactccaagagtACTCTAGTtacgattttgggcaatgaagcatgtatttatatgtgagATTTCTGGgatcatggatataacccaaatccatacccatgggtcttatgatccatggttcatgtggcccaactcttcatgtatccatacataaacttggtccaacatggatcataagcccaacacatataaatataactaattaacataattagtccccatagatttaattagcctcttttgatcactaaattaattccaaattaattcttgatcaatactaattaactcatatgatttcatattaatatattatagcttataatatattaaaaaatcatatacAACCTCTTCTCTTAAAAgtctatcctaacaaattgtcctaatgatatgcaacccaaatggaccatgctactctcgggtcaagtacataccaatattagttatgagcttagacatctaatccaacagatctatgcacaattatcacgctctccctacaagagactctgctTATAACTTACAGGAATATTAACTTgtactctaagagtacaatgaagacgtgtctcacaatttacgttaacgagtttacgtgtagtATGTTTAGTAATGCATAACTATGCTTCTTATGTTCCATCTTGTATGTTTGTAATGGTAAAGGACTCTTACCATATAGAGAGTACCTTCTGTTATTTAGTTGTAACTTAACAGAAAACATatgtaaaatatgaagtcatcaaagacaaacactttgctcaacatgttacaaagtgttatgaaagttgtaagctgtgaactagtttttaacctttttgcactgttttataaaaatcatagaaaaatcatacgaagtcgaaaaccaAATCcgtaaactctcagagtttagaaaatgtatctagttttctttcaaattttattatgatttttagaagtttctaacttgtgtgaaaacgTTCATATTCACCGACTGGTCCGGATTCAtttctgaaatgatagacagttttgtaaaaatcaccataaattgtagaaaattcGTATGAAGATgtaaaagtagtcattttaaaggtgaAAACCTGAACTACTAGCATatgaaacatttttgaagaatatTAGGTTTAAGGTAGTCAAAACAGTCCATGaataggactcaacttttctgtgaaaaattggtgtatgagtttgagtgaTATTAAGgagtgttaacttgtattccccgcccccccccccccccccggcccaaaacttgaagaaaacacgaaaatgtaggggtatgaactcactttgtgtGATTTCTTTGCAGTGGACGATGAAGAAGGTGAAGCTCTATGTTCATAATACTTGGGGAAAGCTTAGGAGTTCAAGGAATCTATGGACAACATGATGATTTTTGAGTAAGAATCATGGTTGAGAACTCATTAAGTGATTAATATTCAAGATGGTTGATGAAAGGCTTACCAAGATGAATGAGCATGAAATTTCTTCCTAGGGCTTGGTCGACTTCTAGAGAGATAAGagaaaaaggaaaaatgtatgTTGGGTGCTGCTCTTGGGTTTTATAGTGAAGGTTGGAAACCCAAATGATTAGATTCGAGAAAGATAATCTGATGGAGTGTTGGTATAAAGATATAGATTTGCTTAGGTACTTGGAGAAATAATGCCAATAGGTTGTTATAGAGTGGTTATGGGAAATAGGGCGTGTCATAACTTTTTAGTAAGTCAATCGTCCTTTGGATAAAGTTTGTGCAAAAGATACGATATGGAGTGAGGTTTTTCTCTGGTCATGATTCAAGAGGATGAGCCCTCACTTATTATGGCGTGGCTTGATTCTAGCTGACTACAGAGGTGAGTCAGGAATCGATTTGCCCGATCCGATGTCAAATTGCTACATCTAGAGTCGAATAGCCTGGTCCGGAGTCGATGCGAAGATTCCGAGGTGCTTGGAGTCACCTGATTCCAGATTCATCATATTCCGGACTCAGATGGCTTCAGATCATTAAGGCTCTTTTGTTTACAGGGTTTTGTCTCCTAGTTTAGAGTCGTGTGGTTGAGGAAAAATGAGCAAGGAGTCTCGATTTGAAAGATGGTTCCGGGCCGAAAGATGGTTCCGGACCGAAAGGTGGTTCCGGAACGAAAGATGGTTCCGGTCCTACTAAGGCTGTCCCTTAAGCAACTTCTCGTTTTGAATGGTTTTGACTAAGTTGACGGTCGAGATGCCCTGGTTGATTATGAAAAGTTAAGAGAGGTTTTCGAGAAAGGcatgagagagatttcacatacttggaaaTATTGAAATAGGCCTTGTCGTAGGCCCTTATAAATGTTTTTCTTCGTAGATCAAAGGTCGTAGGCTTAATTACATCCTATTTTGAGTGTTATACACCCCCTAAGGGTTCGTAATAGTGTTTTATAGAGTTGTTATTTTGCATTAAGATTTCGAGTCATACACTGATAAACATAAAGAAATCCCTACATATTAGCACTAGTTGagttgaccaatttgactttcattgactttctttGGCTTTGAACTGACCAGAAGGTGGCGGTTGTCACAAAAGTGGCCTTACGAGATTGTGTTTACCTTTCACAATTTATAGCAAGAATTCATAACCTTCTTGAACCTTGCTTCAGTAAAGTTTGTACACACAAAAAACATTACAATTTGCGTAAGCAATGTTTgtacacacacacataaacaaaacaaaaaccaagTAGTTGAAATCTAACTGGTTTAACTTTAACACATTAAAGAGAACTTATACTAACTAAAAATCTGAGAAAATATAGAAAACCTGAAAGAAGAGCACACACAATAAGTTGAAAAGATTCTCAACTTGTATAAATACAAGTAGGACCTCCATGATTTCTCTTCGACAAGTTTGGATAAATGCTCCAAGTCACCTTGCCCCCCAAAATTCTTACTTTTTTGTATCtagttttgataaattgaaaacATATACTattcaaattaaataacaaatTACATCTTTTTTATATTACAAAAATATACTCTCTATGAAAAATGATCAAGAAAAGAGAACTGAGATTAACCTGATatccaaaaataaaaatgaagccGACCCAAATGAAGAGTCCTCCAGCGACCCATTGGAAAACGGGAAACGACAACTGGGGAGTTGAGATTTTAACTAATTGAAAGTTTGAATTGAAGAAATGATGTCAATAGAAGAGTACGCAAAGCCTTATTCCAACAAAACCAGTTGGCGACCAACAATACGTGTGGAGATGGAATTCAAGAAAACAACAATCAATTTATTATAAGAAAGTAgaaatctataaaaaaaacaaCAAGAATGTTGATTACCGAGTTAGTATCAGTGGTTAGAGCTTGTACTTGGTATCACTAGAACGTCGATTCAGTGCAAATCGATTGCTAGATATTAAGGAGGAAGGTGTTTGTGGCGGCAATTTTGTATCAGTGGCTAGTCAACATGTCTTGAAATTGATCAACGATATCATTATTAAGAACTTGTAGAAACACATCATTTTAAGTAAAAATGACTAAACAATCGTTGTAAAACATAATCATACATGTTGTCCCGTTACTTATTCTATATACATTTGTtggaacaataaaaaaaaatatattttacataGTTATCATAATGCATTAAAAACATGGTATAATCTCTTAAGTTGGGCATACATAAAGCttgtttaaaaatattttttttattatgtaaaataatttcttttttcattttttttattttttttcattttttttttctccaCCACATTCACCCCATGGTTTTACCACCTAAATCTTACAGAAAGTGTAGTTACTCTGATAAAACCATTACACCATCCCATCCAGAGTAACTCTACCACCTCCCATCCGAACTCCCTCCGGCCTAACTCTGCTACCTCCCCATCCGaacgttttaaaaataaaaaatacttatatttactTGAACAACCTTTATTTCGTTTTAAATCCTTGTGTTAAATCCAAACATCAGTGATCCTATCCGTCGATTTCGTTAGGATGACGTGTCGATGCATCAATGGTTATGTTGTTTCTGATCAAAAAATTCGTGGTAGCATCTAACCGCCAAACCAAATGACCTTCTGACCTTTTAACCCATCAACAATTCTTTTTTCTTTCTAcacctactctctctctctctctctctctctctctctctctctctctctctctctcaaacagTTCCATGGAATCTTCAAATCGCTGTTCAGTTATCATCATCGGCGCCGGAATTTCAGGTGAAACGATCAATACATTCATGTACATCTATTGATTTGTGTACATTTATGTATGTAAACATTATGTATCTGTTTGTATAGGCATATCGGCCGCGAAGGTATTGGCAAAAAACGGAGTTGAGGACATTTTGATCCTAGAGGCGTCTGATTCCATCGGAGGGAGGATTAAGAAACAGAATTTCGGAAACGTAACGGTGGAGCTCGGTGCCGGTTGGATCGCCGGTGTTGGTGGAAAACAATCTAATCCAGTCTGGGAACTCGCTGTTCAATCCGGTCTTCGTACGTGCTTCTCCGATTACAGCGATGCTCGTTATAACATTTACGACCGAAGGTACACATACAATATAGCATACACCTAATTTTCTATAACAATTATTTTATCCACCGATGAAGAATGTCATACAACGTTTAAACACATTTAAGttatgtatatttatattttgCTCTATAATTCCGTCGGCGCATTGTTTTCGTATTAATTTGTTTTTGAAGCTTGTAATTCGTAAACTAATTGAAAGTTTGTCACGAACAATTGAAGCATTAATTATCGATAATCAATACAATCGAGTTTACATATTACGTGATTAGATTAGATACGTATGATTTTTGTGAGAATTCTCCGTTTTcgtttgattgattgattattgcgtTATTGATATGGCGTTAATTATACGGTTGCAGTGGGGAGATATTTCCGAGTGGGTTGGCCGGTGACACGTATAAGAAGGCGGTTGAGTCGGCGATGCAAAAGCTAAGGACTGATCGGGACATCCTTCTTTCTGCTGACGTGTCCGATATTCCCGAACTTTCCACGTAACTATCTCTTATCGCTTTCACGCACACAACGAGCCACTGTGTGTTTTGCCTTTTGGCTTCTTTCTGTTCACGAATTTTTTTTTCATCGTCTTCTTTCCCATTTTCTAATCAGTTTTGGTAATTTAACTTTTTTTGTATATATGTCACGTTCACTTTTATAGTTTTATGTTGAAATGGATTCTGATTCTGATTATGATTCATATTTGTTCTTTTCTCCAGCATACCCGAAACACCTATTGAGCTGGCAATTGATTTTATCCTTCATGATTTCGAAATGGCTGGTTAGTGTCATAACCCATTATCCTTACgctatttacattttttttttaaaaatatatattttaataggAATAATAAACCAACATATGTGCCcccattatcattttaaacttCCATTTGGCTTTTGGCACGAACTTTTTGCCGGATTTTCATACATTTCTGTTGGAAGTGCTTGATTTTTCACTTAAAATATAATCTACccatagaaacattcaaacaacattgacaaatgaaagtaggatataattatattatataatataataaacaattatATTTAAGGTGAATTATTTATTTTGCAGAGGTTGAGCCCATATCAACATATGTGGATTTTGGGGAGAGGGAATTTTTAGTGGCGGATGAGAGAGGTTATGAGTATTTATTGTATAAAATGGCGGAGGAATTCTTATTTACATCTGATGGGAAAATCTTGGACAATCGTCTCAAATTAAACACTGTAAGTACACACTGAGATACAAAATGCCAAATTTCTGATGATTAATTGAGATTTGAGAGTTTTCTGTGTTTTTATTTGCCAGttagttttttgttttattagccAATATACAGCTAGTGAAAGTTAAATGACATGAAGTGATTAGATTCTTAGAAGTATTTAATTAGTCAATCTGAAACtcattaaaatgaaaaaaaggaattattttataaaatattataaagtataatgttataGCTAAATAGATTTTCtaatgtaaattttttttttttgttaaaaaactgAGTACGATATTATAAACATTCAAACttataaaaatgtgttttttcATTTGTTCCTTatagttttttctttttatttcttcTATTatgaaatttattttaataattctcATTCTTGCAATGTTATTCGGATACAATTCCTTTTTTAGATAtaattaattagttgttagaaTTTTCATATTATGATTTGTatgtaaaatataatgttgtaatAATGAGAAGTAAAAGTATCATGCTATAATAAACACACAAATAAAGGTATAGCGACCTACTTTTTGTTATAATATCATAatgtcatttttttttgaaaattattaGAATaatgtattttgaaaattttacaaaGTTATGTCAATTAAACACAAATACACAGCTTTTTATGTAACAGAGCaaggaaataataaaatgtaGGCATTATTGAGTTGATTTTTTaatgtacaaaaaaaataaaaaataacatgccttcatcatacaaaatatattaaaatgctataaaaagtaaataaaaataaagatagTACAAGTACCTTTATGTATTTGTTCGTTAGAtctattattttcatttatttcataATTTAACATTTATGCCAAAAAAAACGTTTATTCAAATTATAATAATGTCATCTACAATCTACACATGTAAATGATTTTTCCTTTTTATAATTGAATTCAGTTTCCAGAATATAATACCGTAAGTCCGTAATCCAAAAAGATGATATACAAGTATACAACCACAATTTCCATTAACTTTGGTCTTTTAATTACCAACTCGGTTAGAAGATCACCATTAAGTCATttcatattttgtatattttttatccatattttattctaattatttttattaatttcacTACCACCATCTAAAACATGACAAATGGTGTCTTTTTCGTTcttttacaaaaatggtccctatattCATGAATTGATAAAACAATAGAAAAGACAAAAGGAAAGGTAGATtggtcattttatatttttacatGTGGTTAACAAAGTAACAACAAAAGCTACCAAAGTTGACGGAAATGGCAATCGTGAGAACTGCTTTTGCTAAAAATTTTAAACATAGACTAAAACCACATGAAAGTGACAACCACAGGGACCATAACTGTAATTTACTCGTATAGTAAagcttataaaaatcatattacaCATTTCCCTTTACATTTACATTTTCTTAATGTACTGCAATAATTTATAGTGGCTAGGCATATAGTTTAGACTATGTTTGACGTAATAACTGAAAAGTTAATTGTCAGCTGAAAaaactagctgttaaataaaaactTAGCTTATAGCTGAAGAACTAACTGATAAAAAATACTGTTTgataaaactagctgaaatatataaaattacataaaatgatatataaaagaaattatttctataattatttaaaagagtgtatttggaaaattttaaaaaagatcTTAAAAACTAGTCTAAGTACCAAACACAGTCTtacatttttgtttgattttttatagTGTTGACTTATTACGTGCATGCATGTTTTCATGGATTTGCAGGTTGTGCGGGAATTACAGCACTCGAGAGACGGCGTTACCGTGATAACGGAGGATGGTTATGTTTATGAAGCCAACTACGTAATTTTGTCTGTTAGTATTGGCGTCCTTCAAAGCCACCTCATCTCTTTCAACCCCAACTTGCCTGTGAGATTCTCTCTCAATCAATCTCTaattactttttatttttataataagacaaaattaaaaaataaagtagCACATCGGAAAC is a window of Lactuca sativa cultivar Salinas chromosome 1, Lsat_Salinas_v11, whole genome shotgun sequence DNA encoding:
- the LOC111912665 gene encoding polyamine oxidase 1, whose protein sequence is MESSNRCSVIIIGAGISGISAAKVLAKNGVEDILILEASDSIGGRIKKQNFGNVTVELGAGWIAGVGGKQSNPVWELAVQSGLRTCFSDYSDARYNIYDRSGEIFPSGLAGDTYKKAVESAMQKLRTDRDILLSADVSDIPELSTIPETPIELAIDFILHDFEMAEVEPISTYVDFGEREFLVADERGYEYLLYKMAEEFLFTSDGKILDNRLKLNTVVRELQHSRDGVTVITEDGYVYEANYVILSVSIGVLQSHLISFNPNLPRWKMEAIEKCDVMVYTKIFLKFPKKFWPCGPGKEFFIYAHERRGYYTFWQHMENAYPGSNILVVTLTNGESKRVESQSDQETMREAMEVLRNMFGPDIPEASDILVPRWWNNRFQRGSYSNYPIYADSTMFENIKAPVGRIFFTGEHTSERFSGYVHGGYLAGIDTGEALLEEMKAEKDRETNKKSILEPLLALTLSQTEAVACDIHRHLFHANTKREAIL